Proteins from one Natrinema salinisoli genomic window:
- a CDS encoding low molecular weight phosphatase family protein translates to MSTTDTDSTDPIRIAFMCVQNAGRSQMSTAFAERERERRGLADEVELLTGGTHPADSVHEEVIDAMADAGFDLSDRTPREITLEDLRSCDYVATMGCSTLEVGEVGSDVDVRDWGLDDPDGRDPERVREIRDEIERRVVALFDEFGSGE, encoded by the coding sequence ATGTCCACCACAGACACCGATTCCACCGACCCGATTCGCATCGCCTTCATGTGCGTCCAGAACGCGGGGCGCTCCCAGATGTCTACGGCGTTCGCAGAGCGCGAACGCGAACGCCGGGGACTCGCCGACGAGGTCGAACTCCTGACCGGCGGAACGCATCCGGCCGACAGCGTCCACGAGGAAGTGATCGACGCCATGGCCGACGCCGGATTCGATCTCTCCGATCGAACGCCGCGAGAGATCACGCTCGAGGACCTCCGGTCGTGCGACTACGTCGCGACGATGGGCTGTTCGACGCTCGAGGTCGGCGAGGTCGGGAGCGACGTCGACGTTCGCGACTGGGGGCTCGACGACCCCGACGGTCGCGACCCCGAGCGCGTCCGCGAGATCCGCGACGAGATCGAACGGCGAGTGGTCGCGCTGTTCGACGAGTTCGGTAGCGGCGAGTGA
- a CDS encoding phosphate ABC transporter substrate-binding protein PstS family protein yields MTDTQMDRSARSVSRRKFLAATGTVSALSLAGCTENTGGNGGGNERVIVTGSSTVFPVSDTLAEAFMDENDGVNVTTDSTGTGGGFSNNFCPGDSDINGASRPIQDEEVDTCNENGVEPIEFQIGADAVTMAVHNDSPVDCVTYDELAQIWSEDGAETWSDVNSDWPDEEIERYGPPSTSGTFDWFRNNVIGDSGSHVTQYEKTENDNELVQGISSSENAIGYFGYAYYRENEDELKALEIKESEDDECTEPSLDAASDGTYPMARPLYIYVSEESLDREPVYDFVEFYIEQSSTDTITDVGYVPANDEQVEENLEKLENAAN; encoded by the coding sequence ATGACTGATACCCAGATGGACCGCTCGGCTCGCTCAGTTTCTCGACGGAAGTTCCTGGCAGCGACGGGGACAGTGAGCGCTCTCTCGCTGGCCGGTTGTACCGAAAACACTGGTGGCAACGGCGGTGGCAACGAGCGCGTCATCGTCACGGGGAGCAGCACTGTGTTCCCGGTTTCCGACACGCTCGCCGAGGCGTTCATGGACGAGAACGACGGCGTGAACGTCACCACCGACTCGACCGGAACCGGTGGCGGATTCAGTAACAACTTCTGTCCCGGCGATTCGGACATCAACGGTGCATCGCGACCGATCCAGGACGAAGAAGTTGATACCTGTAACGAAAACGGCGTCGAACCGATCGAGTTCCAGATCGGTGCCGACGCAGTCACCATGGCCGTCCACAACGATTCGCCGGTCGATTGCGTCACCTACGACGAACTCGCTCAGATCTGGTCCGAAGACGGCGCGGAAACGTGGTCCGATGTCAACTCCGACTGGCCCGACGAGGAGATCGAACGCTACGGCCCACCCTCGACGTCCGGCACGTTCGACTGGTTCAGGAACAACGTGATCGGCGACAGCGGGAGCCACGTCACCCAGTACGAAAAGACCGAAAACGACAACGAACTCGTCCAGGGAATATCCTCGAGCGAGAACGCGATCGGCTACTTCGGCTACGCGTACTACCGAGAGAACGAGGACGAACTGAAGGCGCTCGAGATCAAGGAAAGCGAAGACGACGAGTGTACCGAGCCGAGTCTGGACGCGGCCAGCGATGGCACGTATCCGATGGCACGGCCGCTGTACATATACGTCAGTGAGGAGTCCCTCGACCGGGAGCCGGTCTACGACTTCGTCGAGTTCTACATCGAGCAGTCGTCGACCGATACCATCACCGACGTTGGGTACGTCCCGGCGAACGACGAGCAAGTCGAGGAGAATCTCGAGAAGCTAGAGAACGCGGCGAACTGA
- the pstC gene encoding phosphate ABC transporter permease subunit PstC codes for MSERSIDIDLTRSSSGQVVKERIYKWLLFACAALTVFVTVAIIYTLARDALTFFSMVPPAEFFTETEWFVRGDGGNFGVWPLVTATLIITVVSAMVAVPTGVAAAVYLSEYASDRMRSVLKPSLEILAGIPTVVYGYLALVYLTPALQAIGIPVGTFNLLSASIMVGIMIIPMVSSLSEDAMTSVPDSLRQAGYGMGATKYEVSTGIVIPAAVSGIFSSFILALSRAIGETMIVVMAAGLRPRMFDFSNPLNNLLSSGQPMTAGMVNAVTSDATGGSATYLSMFALGLTLFVITFAMNLASDFVAARYQEEYQ; via the coding sequence ATGAGTGAGCGATCGATAGATATCGACCTGACGCGGTCATCGTCGGGTCAAGTCGTCAAAGAGCGCATTTACAAGTGGCTACTGTTCGCCTGTGCCGCGCTGACGGTCTTCGTGACTGTCGCGATCATTTACACGCTCGCGAGGGACGCGCTCACGTTCTTCAGTATGGTCCCGCCTGCGGAGTTCTTCACCGAAACTGAGTGGTTCGTCCGCGGGGACGGGGGGAACTTCGGCGTCTGGCCGCTCGTGACTGCAACGCTGATAATCACCGTCGTCTCGGCGATGGTGGCCGTTCCGACCGGCGTCGCAGCGGCCGTCTACCTCAGCGAGTACGCGAGCGACCGCATGCGATCGGTTCTGAAGCCGTCTCTCGAAATTCTCGCGGGCATTCCGACGGTCGTCTACGGTTACCTCGCGCTTGTCTATCTGACCCCTGCACTGCAGGCGATCGGGATCCCAGTCGGTACGTTCAACCTGTTGAGCGCGTCGATTATGGTCGGGATCATGATAATCCCGATGGTGTCGTCGCTGTCCGAGGACGCGATGACATCCGTCCCCGATTCGCTCCGACAGGCCGGCTACGGCATGGGTGCGACGAAATACGAGGTGTCGACCGGGATCGTGATTCCGGCGGCTGTCTCAGGGATCTTCTCGTCGTTCATCCTCGCGCTCTCGCGGGCGATCGGCGAGACTATGATCGTCGTCATGGCGGCCGGGCTACGGCCGCGGATGTTCGACTTCTCGAACCCGCTGAACAACCTGCTCAGTTCGGGACAGCCGATGACGGCGGGAATGGTAAACGCCGTGACGAGCGACGCGACCGGCGGCTCAGCGACGTATCTGAGCATGTTCGCACTCGGTCTGACGCTGTTCGTGATCACGTTCGCCATGAACCTCGCGAGCGACTTCGTCGCAGCACGATATCAGGAGGAGTACCAATGA